A region of Myxococcus stipitatus DSM 14675 DNA encodes the following proteins:
- a CDS encoding S9 family peptidase, translating to MTPALIPLVVSLMTGQVAPAAPAQAPRSEARSPEKPSQVPGIAPLPGQPNLWVSNVPAVPEAFRRRMEQYLEARSARFADIRDDGKEMLIVTRFADTNQLHVVEMPMGARTQITFTKEPINQAQFQPGNARVIYYLQDTGGGEFFQVFRLNRDTGRSDLLTDGKSRHQSLQVSPDGRWLTYSGTGRNGKDTDVYVAPTSDPMKARRVTQEEGSWGGLEFSADGSKLLVSRFRAIDDVDLYVVDVATGERRPLTPQGQGKGGVSTARFAHDGKSVYVVTDRYSDFSELYQVDLDKAPPATPPESLTKSVRWNVTDLSLSPDGRRLVVSFNEDGYSKVSLLDTRTRKLSPVDSLPQGLVFGVEFPRRRSDLLALTMGDAKSPMDAWTLDLKTRKPTRWTRSEMGGLNPDAFAEPTLVRYPSTDGVQVPAFLYLPKKAPGKVPVVVIFHGGPEGQSLPTFSTFAQFAATELGMAVLVPNVRGSDGYGKAYRAMDDGVKREQSLADIGATLDFIASRKELDASRVGVYGGSYGGYMTLASVAFYPERVKAAVDVVGISSLPSFLENTQAYRRDLRRAEYGDERLPEVRKVQERISPLGSVDKIRAALYVQQGANDPRVPQSEAEQIVQAVRKRAPDVWYMLATDEGHGFQKKANRDFAQLTALMFFERQLSPPAQPKP from the coding sequence ATGACCCCTGCACTGATTCCCCTCGTCGTGTCCTTGATGACCGGACAGGTCGCGCCCGCTGCTCCGGCGCAGGCGCCTCGCTCCGAGGCCCGGTCCCCGGAGAAGCCGTCCCAGGTGCCTGGAATCGCGCCGCTCCCCGGTCAGCCCAACCTCTGGGTGAGCAACGTGCCCGCCGTGCCGGAGGCGTTCCGCCGCAGGATGGAGCAATACCTGGAGGCGCGCTCCGCCAGGTTCGCGGACATCCGGGATGACGGCAAGGAGATGCTCATCGTCACGCGGTTCGCGGACACCAACCAGCTCCACGTGGTGGAGATGCCCATGGGGGCGCGCACGCAAATCACTTTCACGAAGGAGCCCATCAACCAGGCGCAGTTCCAGCCCGGCAACGCGCGCGTCATCTACTACCTGCAGGACACGGGGGGCGGGGAGTTCTTCCAGGTGTTCCGCCTGAACCGGGACACGGGCCGCTCGGACCTGCTGACGGACGGCAAGAGCCGGCATCAGAGCCTGCAGGTGTCGCCGGACGGCCGCTGGCTGACGTACTCCGGCACGGGCCGCAACGGCAAGGACACGGACGTGTACGTGGCCCCCACGTCGGACCCGATGAAGGCCCGCCGCGTCACGCAGGAGGAGGGCTCGTGGGGGGGCCTCGAGTTCTCCGCGGATGGCTCGAAGCTGCTCGTGTCGCGGTTCCGCGCCATCGACGATGTGGACCTGTACGTGGTGGACGTGGCGACGGGGGAGCGCCGTCCGCTCACGCCCCAGGGACAGGGCAAGGGCGGCGTCTCCACGGCCCGCTTCGCTCACGACGGCAAGAGCGTGTACGTGGTGACGGACCGCTACAGCGACTTCTCGGAGCTGTACCAGGTGGACCTGGACAAGGCGCCCCCCGCCACGCCGCCGGAGTCCTTGACGAAGTCGGTGCGGTGGAACGTGACGGACCTCTCGCTGTCACCGGATGGACGCCGGTTGGTGGTGTCCTTCAACGAGGATGGCTACTCGAAGGTGTCCCTGCTGGACACGCGCACGCGGAAGCTCTCCCCGGTGGACTCGCTGCCCCAGGGCCTGGTGTTCGGGGTGGAGTTCCCTCGGCGGCGCTCGGACTTGCTGGCCCTCACGATGGGGGACGCGAAGAGCCCCATGGACGCGTGGACCCTGGACTTGAAGACGCGCAAGCCCACGCGCTGGACGCGGTCCGAGATGGGCGGGCTCAACCCCGACGCGTTCGCGGAGCCGACGCTCGTGCGCTATCCGTCCACGGACGGCGTCCAGGTGCCGGCGTTCCTGTACCTGCCGAAGAAGGCCCCCGGGAAGGTGCCCGTGGTGGTCATCTTCCACGGCGGGCCGGAGGGGCAGAGCCTGCCCACGTTCAGCACCTTCGCGCAGTTCGCCGCCACGGAATTGGGCATGGCGGTGCTCGTGCCCAACGTGCGGGGCTCGGATGGGTACGGCAAGGCGTACCGGGCCATGGACGACGGCGTGAAGCGCGAGCAGAGCCTGGCGGACATCGGCGCGACGCTGGACTTCATCGCCTCGCGCAAGGAGCTGGATGCCTCGCGCGTGGGGGTCTATGGCGGCTCCTACGGCGGCTACATGACGCTGGCCTCGGTGGCCTTCTATCCCGAGCGCGTGAAGGCGGCGGTGGACGTGGTGGGCATCTCCTCGCTGCCCAGCTTCCTGGAGAACACGCAGGCGTATCGCCGGGACTTGCGGCGCGCGGAGTACGGCGACGAGCGCCTCCCCGAGGTGCGCAAGGTGCAGGAGCGCATCTCGCCCCTGGGCTCCGTGGACAAGATTCGCGCGGCGCTCTACGTGCAGCAGGGAGCCAATGACCCGCGGGTGCCGCAGTCGGAGGCGGAGCAGATTGTCCAGGCCGTGCGCAAGCGCGCGCCGGACGTCTGGTACATGCTGGCCACCGACGAGGGCCACGGCTTCCAGAAGAAGGCCAACCGCGACTTCGCCCAGCTCACCGCGCTGATGTTCTTCGAGCGCCAGCTGAGCCCCCCGGCGCAGCCCAAGCCCTGA